The following proteins are encoded in a genomic region of Labeo rohita strain BAU-BD-2019 chromosome 5, IGBB_LRoh.1.0, whole genome shotgun sequence:
- the LOC127165147 gene encoding NLR family CARD domain-containing protein 3-like yields MDDTSLEDFSPGYSSADQKRSEAEPSCVFMKSDESIGHPQHLSHEDLNMFRSNLMKKFEHLYEGTATQGNPTLLNEIYTELYITESENGEISNEHEVRQIETQSRRTATEDTAIKCNDIFRPLPEQDKAIRTVLTKGVAGIGKTVSVQKFILDWAEGKENQDVHLIFPLPFREINLMKDKTLSLSDLLHVFFPETKEIEMSRDEYKALFIFDGLDECCLPLDFKSKIKLYNISKSASVDVLLMNLIVGNLLPSALIWITSRPAAADLVPSECVDRVTDVRGFNEPQKEEYFRKRISDQSLANRIISHLKSSRSLYIMCHIPVFCWISATVLEKMLSQAGSGEIPKTLTQMYTHFLILQTNIKHEKDYKKKVKDEDMILKLGKVAFEQLVKSKLIFCEEDLRECGIDVTEASVYSGLCTQIFREEIGLYQGKVFCFVHLSIQEHLAALYAHLSWTNHSRNVMRFKVKDLFQLNPAKHFSLSELHQSAVNETLQSKNGHLDLFLRFLLGLSVESHQILLQRIMILKRSSSDTNEKTVEYIKKKIRTIDSPEKSINLFRCLNELGDRSLVEEIQQYLKSGRLCEAKLSSSQWSAVVFVLLTSEEELNEFRLDKFVKGINKPENVKVLQKLLPVIKESRSVQLSNCGITDEGFAALASALRSNPSHLRLLDLSGNKLGDSVKLLSDVLQNPHCKLETLCHVSAGRPEPHHITSDLPESRLVSSDHPKSRHVPSAAPRSPRSVYHYPNLKWGRLS; encoded by the exons ATGGATGACACATCCCTAGAAGATTTTTCTCCAGGATACAG TTCAGCTgatcagaagagatcagaagcagagcccagctgtgtgtTTATGAAGAGTGATGAATCTATAGGTCATCCACAACATTTAAG TCATGAAGACCTCAACATGTTTAGATCAAATCTAATGAAGAAGTTTGAGCATCTGTATGAGGGAACAGCGACACAGGGAAACCCAACACTCctgaatgagatctacacagagctctacatcacagagagtGAGAATGGAGAGATCAGTAATGagcatgaggtgagacagattgagacacaATCCAGGAGAACAGCAACAGAGGACACAGCCATCAAATGCAATGATATCTTTAGACCTTTACCTGAACAAGACAAAGCCATCAGAACTGTTCTGACAAAGGGagtcgctggcattggaaaaacagtctctgtgcagaagttcatcctggactgggctgaagggaAAGAGAATCAGGACGTCCATCTtatatttccacttcctttcaggGAAATCAACTTGATGAAGGACAAAACACTCAGTCTTTCAGATCttcttcatgtcttttttcctgAAACTAAAGAAATTGAAATGTCCAGAGATGAATATAAAGcgttgttcatctttgatggtttAGATGAGTGTTGTCTTCCTCTGGACTTTAAGagcaaaattaaattgtataatatatcTAAATCAGCTTCAGTGGATGTGCTGCTGATGAACCTCATTGTGGggaatctgcttccctctgctctcatctggatcacctccagaccagcagcagctgatctcGTCCCCTCTGAGTGTGTAGATCGAGTGACAGATGTACGAGGCTTCAATGAGccacagaaggaggaatacttcaggaagagaatcagtgatcagAGCCTGGCCAACAGGATCATCTCACACCTGAAGTCATCAAGGAGCctctacatcatgtgccacatcccagtgttctgctggatctcagccactgtTCTAGAGAAGATGTTGAGTCAAGCAGGGAGTGGAgagattcccaagactctcactcaaatgtacacacacttcctgatccttcagaccaacattaaacatgaaaaggACTATAAGAAGAAGGTGAAAGATGAAGACATGATCCTCAAACTGGGCAAAGTGGCTTTTGAGCAGCTTGTGAAAAGTAAACTGATCTTCTGTGAGGAAGACCTGAGagagtgtggcattgatgtgacggaagcatcagtgtactcaggattgtgcactcagatcttcagagaggagattggcttgtatcaggggaaagtcttctgctttgttcatctgagcaTTCAGGAACATTTAGCAGCTCTATATGCGCACCTCTCCTGGACAAACCACAGCAGAAACGTGATGCGGTTTAAAGTGAAGGACTTGTTTCAGCTCAATCcagcaaaacatttttcattatctGAGCTTCATCAGAGCGCTGTGAATGAGACTCTACAGAGTAAAAATGGACATCTGGATCTTTTCCTGCGGTTCCTTCTGGGTTTGTCAGTGGAGTCTCATCAGATTCTCCTTCAACGaataatgattctgaaaagaAGCAGCTCTGACACCAATgagaaaacagttgagtacatcaAGAAGAAGATCAGAACCATTGACTCTCCAGAGAAATCAATCAATCTTTTCCgctgtctgaatgaactgggtgATCGTTCACTAGTAGAGGAAATACAACAGTATCTGAAATCTGGAAGATTATGTGAAGCCAAACTCTCTTCATCTCAGTGGTCAGctgtagtttttgtgttgttgacatCAGAAGAGGAACTGAATGAGTTTCGTCTTGATAAATTTGTTAAAGGAATTAATAAGCCTGAAAATGTGAAAGTTCTTCAGAAGTTGCTGCCTGTGATTAAAGAATCCAGATCAGTTCa GTTGAGTAACTGTGGAATCACAGATGAAGGTTttgctgctctggcttcagctctgagatcaaacccctcacacttGAGACTACTGGATCTGTctgggaataaactaggagattcAGTGAAGCTGCTTTCTGATGTACTACAGAatccacactgtaaactggagacaCTGTG tcacgtctcaGCTGGTCGCCCTGAGCCTCATCACATCacgtctgacctcccagagtctcgtctcgtctcgtctgaTCATCCAAAGTCACGTCACGTCCCATCTGCTGCACCCAGGTCACCAAGGTCGGTTTATCATTACCCCAATCTCAAATGGGGACGTCTGTCCTAG
- the LOC127164904 gene encoding uncharacterized protein LOC127164904 isoform X2 has product MHITMKIFWIFAPFLTGAYSVSVVLNHPTSLPCDCGEQVEWKKTFPIEATIAKCQKEKCIIEEHFQERFAVTPEKNYSLFLTSAKYNDLGQYVCSCDGFVKSVKLEVVVPINVTAVELENVTLPCYADTQRDVRDVTWLHNEQNVLHYTENGATNPGDDYEGRVSLTDDGFRDGDVSLTITGIQKRDAGLYRCFVHKENTKGEPHAYMLHVKEKFTSAGGNQTEGSNNEKPPHIGLILSLSLFLFIICFFLILLWCKKMAASPTEETADREPIPESDQKLSTRPFFTGDEPYELPNWRKNDYSHSNNENTDSTQTQEHDC; this is encoded by the exons A TGCATATAACCATGAAGATTTTTTGGATTTTTGCACCATTTCTAACTG GTGCTTACTCTGTCTCTGTGGTGCTAAATCACCCAACATCACTTCCCTGCGACTGTGGTGAACAAGTGGAGTGGAAGAAGACCTTTCCCATAGAAGCAACTATTGCTAAGTGCCAAAAGGAGAAATGCATCATAGAAGAACATTTTCAGGAAAGATTTGCAGTCACACCTGAAAAAAACTATTCTCTATTTCTCACGTCAGCAAAATACAATGACCTGGGGCAATACGTGTGCAGTTGTGACGGCTTTGTCAAGTCAGTTAAGCTGGAGGTTGTGG TTCCTATAAATGTGACAGCCGTTGAGTTGGAAAACGTCACTCTTCCGTGTTATGCGGATACCCAAAGAGATGTCAGGGATGTGACGTGGCTACATAATGAACAAAATGTTCTGCACTACACTGAAAATGGAGCCACAAACCCAGGCGATGACTATGAGGGCAGAGTATCGCTGACAGATGACGGATTCAGGGACGGCGATGTGTCTCTCACCATCACTGGCATCCAAAAGAGAGATGCTGGGTTATACCGCTGCTTTGTTCATAAGGAAAATACTAAAGGAGAACCACACGCCTACATGCTGCATGTCAAAG AGAAGTTCACCAGTGCAGGAGGAAACCAAACTGAGGGCAGCAACAATGAGAAACCACCTCACATTGGACTGATCCTATCTTTGTCACTTTTCTTGTTTATCATTTGcttttttcttattcttttatGGTGTAAGAAGATGGCAGCATCACCCACAGAGGAAACTGCAGATAGAGAGCCCATACCGGAGAGTGACCAAAAGCTTTCCACTCGTCCTTTTTTTACTGGAGATGAGCCCTATGAACTGCCAAACTGGAGAAAGAATGATTACAGTCATTCTAATAATGAAAATACTGACTCCACTCAAACACAGGAACATGATTGTTAG
- the LOC127164904 gene encoding uncharacterized protein LOC127164904 isoform X4, which produces MLLVTAVTMEWKKTFPIEATIAKCQKEKCIIEEHFQERFAVTPEKNYSLFLTSAKYNDLGQYVCSCDGFVKSVKLEVVVPINVTAVELENVTLPCYADTQRDVRDVTWLHNEQNVLHYTENGATNPGDDYEGRVSLTDDGFRDGDVSLTITGIQKRDAGLYRCFVHKENTKGEPHAYMLHVKEKFTSAGGNQTEGSNNEKPPHIGLILSLSLFLFIICFFLILLWCKKMAASPTEETADREPIPESDQKLSTRPFFTGDEPYELPNWRKNDYSHSNNENTDSTQTQEHDC; this is translated from the exons ATGTTGCTTGTCACAGCAGTAACCA TGGAGTGGAAGAAGACCTTTCCCATAGAAGCAACTATTGCTAAGTGCCAAAAGGAGAAATGCATCATAGAAGAACATTTTCAGGAAAGATTTGCAGTCACACCTGAAAAAAACTATTCTCTATTTCTCACGTCAGCAAAATACAATGACCTGGGGCAATACGTGTGCAGTTGTGACGGCTTTGTCAAGTCAGTTAAGCTGGAGGTTGTGG TTCCTATAAATGTGACAGCCGTTGAGTTGGAAAACGTCACTCTTCCGTGTTATGCGGATACCCAAAGAGATGTCAGGGATGTGACGTGGCTACATAATGAACAAAATGTTCTGCACTACACTGAAAATGGAGCCACAAACCCAGGCGATGACTATGAGGGCAGAGTATCGCTGACAGATGACGGATTCAGGGACGGCGATGTGTCTCTCACCATCACTGGCATCCAAAAGAGAGATGCTGGGTTATACCGCTGCTTTGTTCATAAGGAAAATACTAAAGGAGAACCACACGCCTACATGCTGCATGTCAAAG AGAAGTTCACCAGTGCAGGAGGAAACCAAACTGAGGGCAGCAACAATGAGAAACCACCTCACATTGGACTGATCCTATCTTTGTCACTTTTCTTGTTTATCATTTGcttttttcttattcttttatGGTGTAAGAAGATGGCAGCATCACCCACAGAGGAAACTGCAGATAGAGAGCCCATACCGGAGAGTGACCAAAAGCTTTCCACTCGTCCTTTTTTTACTGGAGATGAGCCCTATGAACTGCCAAACTGGAGAAAGAATGATTACAGTCATTCTAATAATGAAAATACTGACTCCACTCAAACACAGGAACATGATTGTTAG
- the LOC127164904 gene encoding uncharacterized protein LOC127164904 isoform X3 — MQTGAYSVSVVLNHPTSLPCDCGEQVEWKKTFPIEATIAKCQKEKCIIEEHFQERFAVTPEKNYSLFLTSAKYNDLGQYVCSCDGFVKSVKLEVVVPINVTAVELENVTLPCYADTQRDVRDVTWLHNEQNVLHYTENGATNPGDDYEGRVSLTDDGFRDGDVSLTITGIQKRDAGLYRCFVHKENTKGEPHAYMLHVKEKFTSAGGNQTEGSNNEKPPHIGLILSLSLFLFIICFFLILLWCKKMAASPTEETADREPIPESDQKLSTRPFFTGDEPYELPNWRKNDYSHSNNENTDSTQTQEHDC, encoded by the exons ATGCAAACAG GTGCTTACTCTGTCTCTGTGGTGCTAAATCACCCAACATCACTTCCCTGCGACTGTGGTGAACAAGTGGAGTGGAAGAAGACCTTTCCCATAGAAGCAACTATTGCTAAGTGCCAAAAGGAGAAATGCATCATAGAAGAACATTTTCAGGAAAGATTTGCAGTCACACCTGAAAAAAACTATTCTCTATTTCTCACGTCAGCAAAATACAATGACCTGGGGCAATACGTGTGCAGTTGTGACGGCTTTGTCAAGTCAGTTAAGCTGGAGGTTGTGG TTCCTATAAATGTGACAGCCGTTGAGTTGGAAAACGTCACTCTTCCGTGTTATGCGGATACCCAAAGAGATGTCAGGGATGTGACGTGGCTACATAATGAACAAAATGTTCTGCACTACACTGAAAATGGAGCCACAAACCCAGGCGATGACTATGAGGGCAGAGTATCGCTGACAGATGACGGATTCAGGGACGGCGATGTGTCTCTCACCATCACTGGCATCCAAAAGAGAGATGCTGGGTTATACCGCTGCTTTGTTCATAAGGAAAATACTAAAGGAGAACCACACGCCTACATGCTGCATGTCAAAG AGAAGTTCACCAGTGCAGGAGGAAACCAAACTGAGGGCAGCAACAATGAGAAACCACCTCACATTGGACTGATCCTATCTTTGTCACTTTTCTTGTTTATCATTTGcttttttcttattcttttatGGTGTAAGAAGATGGCAGCATCACCCACAGAGGAAACTGCAGATAGAGAGCCCATACCGGAGAGTGACCAAAAGCTTTCCACTCGTCCTTTTTTTACTGGAGATGAGCCCTATGAACTGCCAAACTGGAGAAAGAATGATTACAGTCATTCTAATAATGAAAATACTGACTCCACTCAAACACAGGAACATGATTGTTAG
- the LOC127164904 gene encoding uncharacterized protein LOC127164904 isoform X1, whose amino-acid sequence MQTVHITMKIFWIFAPFLTGAYSVSVVLNHPTSLPCDCGEQVEWKKTFPIEATIAKCQKEKCIIEEHFQERFAVTPEKNYSLFLTSAKYNDLGQYVCSCDGFVKSVKLEVVVPINVTAVELENVTLPCYADTQRDVRDVTWLHNEQNVLHYTENGATNPGDDYEGRVSLTDDGFRDGDVSLTITGIQKRDAGLYRCFVHKENTKGEPHAYMLHVKEKFTSAGGNQTEGSNNEKPPHIGLILSLSLFLFIICFFLILLWCKKMAASPTEETADREPIPESDQKLSTRPFFTGDEPYELPNWRKNDYSHSNNENTDSTQTQEHDC is encoded by the exons ATGCAAACAG TGCATATAACCATGAAGATTTTTTGGATTTTTGCACCATTTCTAACTG GTGCTTACTCTGTCTCTGTGGTGCTAAATCACCCAACATCACTTCCCTGCGACTGTGGTGAACAAGTGGAGTGGAAGAAGACCTTTCCCATAGAAGCAACTATTGCTAAGTGCCAAAAGGAGAAATGCATCATAGAAGAACATTTTCAGGAAAGATTTGCAGTCACACCTGAAAAAAACTATTCTCTATTTCTCACGTCAGCAAAATACAATGACCTGGGGCAATACGTGTGCAGTTGTGACGGCTTTGTCAAGTCAGTTAAGCTGGAGGTTGTGG TTCCTATAAATGTGACAGCCGTTGAGTTGGAAAACGTCACTCTTCCGTGTTATGCGGATACCCAAAGAGATGTCAGGGATGTGACGTGGCTACATAATGAACAAAATGTTCTGCACTACACTGAAAATGGAGCCACAAACCCAGGCGATGACTATGAGGGCAGAGTATCGCTGACAGATGACGGATTCAGGGACGGCGATGTGTCTCTCACCATCACTGGCATCCAAAAGAGAGATGCTGGGTTATACCGCTGCTTTGTTCATAAGGAAAATACTAAAGGAGAACCACACGCCTACATGCTGCATGTCAAAG AGAAGTTCACCAGTGCAGGAGGAAACCAAACTGAGGGCAGCAACAATGAGAAACCACCTCACATTGGACTGATCCTATCTTTGTCACTTTTCTTGTTTATCATTTGcttttttcttattcttttatGGTGTAAGAAGATGGCAGCATCACCCACAGAGGAAACTGCAGATAGAGAGCCCATACCGGAGAGTGACCAAAAGCTTTCCACTCGTCCTTTTTTTACTGGAGATGAGCCCTATGAACTGCCAAACTGGAGAAAGAATGATTACAGTCATTCTAATAATGAAAATACTGACTCCACTCAAACACAGGAACATGATTGTTAG
- the LOC127164904 gene encoding uncharacterized protein LOC127164904 isoform X6 translates to MQTVHITMKIFWIFAPFLTGAYSVSVVLNHPTSLPCDCGEQVEWKKTFPIEATIAKCQKEKCIIEEHFQERFAVTPEKNYSLFLTSAKYNDLGQYVCSCDGFVKSVKLEVVVPINVTAVELENVTLPCYADTQRDVRDVTWLHNEQNVLHYTENGATNPGDDYEGRVSLTDDGFRDGDVSLTITGIQKRDAGLYRCFVHKENTKGEPHAYMLHVKDGSITHRGNCR, encoded by the exons ATGCAAACAG TGCATATAACCATGAAGATTTTTTGGATTTTTGCACCATTTCTAACTG GTGCTTACTCTGTCTCTGTGGTGCTAAATCACCCAACATCACTTCCCTGCGACTGTGGTGAACAAGTGGAGTGGAAGAAGACCTTTCCCATAGAAGCAACTATTGCTAAGTGCCAAAAGGAGAAATGCATCATAGAAGAACATTTTCAGGAAAGATTTGCAGTCACACCTGAAAAAAACTATTCTCTATTTCTCACGTCAGCAAAATACAATGACCTGGGGCAATACGTGTGCAGTTGTGACGGCTTTGTCAAGTCAGTTAAGCTGGAGGTTGTGG TTCCTATAAATGTGACAGCCGTTGAGTTGGAAAACGTCACTCTTCCGTGTTATGCGGATACCCAAAGAGATGTCAGGGATGTGACGTGGCTACATAATGAACAAAATGTTCTGCACTACACTGAAAATGGAGCCACAAACCCAGGCGATGACTATGAGGGCAGAGTATCGCTGACAGATGACGGATTCAGGGACGGCGATGTGTCTCTCACCATCACTGGCATCCAAAAGAGAGATGCTGGGTTATACCGCTGCTTTGTTCATAAGGAAAATACTAAAGGAGAACCACACGCCTACATGCTGCATGTCAAAG ATGGCAGCATCACCCACAGAGGAAACTGCAGATAG
- the LOC127164904 gene encoding polymeric immunoglobulin receptor-like isoform X5, which produces MQTVHITMKIFWIFAPFLTGAYSVSVVLNHPTSLPCDCGEQVEWKKTFPIEATIAKCQKEKCIIEEHFQERFAVTPEKNYSLFLTSAKYNDLGQYVCSCDGFVKSVKLEVVVPINVTAVELENVTLPCYADTQRDVRDVTWLHNEQNVLHYTENGATNPGDDYEGRVSLTDDGFRDGDVSLTITGIQKRDAGLYRCFVHKENTKGEPHAYMLHVKEDGSITHRGNCR; this is translated from the exons ATGCAAACAG TGCATATAACCATGAAGATTTTTTGGATTTTTGCACCATTTCTAACTG GTGCTTACTCTGTCTCTGTGGTGCTAAATCACCCAACATCACTTCCCTGCGACTGTGGTGAACAAGTGGAGTGGAAGAAGACCTTTCCCATAGAAGCAACTATTGCTAAGTGCCAAAAGGAGAAATGCATCATAGAAGAACATTTTCAGGAAAGATTTGCAGTCACACCTGAAAAAAACTATTCTCTATTTCTCACGTCAGCAAAATACAATGACCTGGGGCAATACGTGTGCAGTTGTGACGGCTTTGTCAAGTCAGTTAAGCTGGAGGTTGTGG TTCCTATAAATGTGACAGCCGTTGAGTTGGAAAACGTCACTCTTCCGTGTTATGCGGATACCCAAAGAGATGTCAGGGATGTGACGTGGCTACATAATGAACAAAATGTTCTGCACTACACTGAAAATGGAGCCACAAACCCAGGCGATGACTATGAGGGCAGAGTATCGCTGACAGATGACGGATTCAGGGACGGCGATGTGTCTCTCACCATCACTGGCATCCAAAAGAGAGATGCTGGGTTATACCGCTGCTTTGTTCATAAGGAAAATACTAAAGGAGAACCACACGCCTACATGCTGCATGTCAAAG AAGATGGCAGCATCACCCACAGAGGAAACTGCAGATAG
- the golga2 gene encoding LOW QUALITY PROTEIN: golgin subfamily A member 2 (The sequence of the model RefSeq protein was modified relative to this genomic sequence to represent the inferred CDS: deleted 2 bases in 1 codon) — translation MADQNRQIKLAAAKKKLKEFQQKTTPSTGSAGPKKKRKVKGGDQLDASADRHSPDNVSQIENILKVMVSDLSLTNGVSQPPFVNNSQDHVDEVNRVSQELEETSAEPVSNPASAINTECVADNADLQQKYTADANGDEHSLEDNRPLSSTESLRQISQQLNGLLSESTTYINGDNGPPTVNEKELETRNQELAAALDSSALTNAQLTSKLETLTKQSQELSDQLQKERKEFEQKFTKEQGAMREQLQVHIQTIGILVSEKSELQTALSYTQQAARQKTAEAEDLSSRLQASKHRVSELERTLSSVSTQQKQFEKHNKELEKERDSLRLEILRFNNLSEESRQQSSELSEQLKLRVNENSALKQEVDELRKRLEMADVMLQQFSSQSGPPSEHQQVQLLLEEKHQLESHTAQLMESVAQLQVERDQYAVQIQEEGRVWKDKTEQLLSQVRLMSEERDSTAAQIQELQEKITELENTAALMSKEQEAQAVSQTSGPSESELALQETISSLQQEREALSLQYQAQVRDNEQLSRLVQEQEVRLEELERQAERADEEAQDRLRILEDVQSDKATISRALAQNRDLKDQLAELQNGFVKLTNENMELTSALQSEQHIKKEIARKMGQLQEDLHNAKEQLQEKCGEVASVQEQRDQYLAHLQQYTAGYQQLVGEREHLHKQFLQQAQLMDRLQHDEVQGKVQLEQSHMQLQEAQEKLDRLVRDNEELKTEVQELLNSSVLNTSRRDDGDGLESHSVSESFQKSQIVIPEDFESREEMEEFIHSALTRLEEERDEMSRRFEEERRLHHATRQQLSAVSHEQQQQQHHHEHHPHDHHDHHPHSTECSDGVPVEVHEALRVAMEKLQTRFTVLMQEKVDLKERVEELEHRCIQLSGETDTIGEYIALYQNQRAIMKQRHYEKEQYINMLAKDKEEMKAKLAELQDLVMRLVGERNEWYSRYMSAVGNPDLLSSGGEHLHSAERHTDSPAVLDLSTAVDAYSVPQTSTDPQSPSQSSERPGSALDGPSLRPKEDGTARQIMQLLQEIQNPQARPAPFLGENPCIPFFYRPDEHDEVKILVI, via the exons ATGGCGGACCAGAACAGGCAAATCAAACTCGCTGCAGCCAAGAAAAAG CTGAAGGAGTTTCAACAGAAGACCACCCCATCCACAGGAAGTGCTGGACCAAAGAAGAAGAGGAAAGTTAAAGGAGGCGATCAGCTGGATGCATCTGCTGACAGACACTCGCCAGACAATGTGAGTCAG ATTGAGAATATTCTCAAAGTTATGGTCTCTGATCTTAGTCTGACTAATGGAGTGTCTCAGCCTCCATTTGTCAACAACAGTCAG GATCATGTGGATGAGGTGAACCGGGTCTCGCAGGAGCTGGAGGAGACCAGCGCTGAACCCGTCTCTAACCCTGCTTCTGCTATTAACACTGAGTGTGTCGCTGATAACGCTGACCTGCAG CAGAAGTACACAGCAGATGCAAATGGCGATGAACATTCTCTGGAAGATAACAG gCCGCTGTCGTCCACCGAGAGCCTGAGACAAATTTCCCAGCAGCTCAACGGACTGCTGTCTGAG TCAacaacatacatcaatggagaCAACGGTCCACCGACGGTCAACGAGAAGGAACTGGag ACTCGCAACCAGGAGCTGGCAGCAGCTCTGGACTCCAGCGCACTCACAAACGCCCAGCTCACGTCCAAACTTGAGACACTG ACGAAGCAGtctcaagagctttctgatcaaCTACAGAAG GAGCGGAAAGAGTTTGAGCAGAAATTCACTAAGGAGCAGGGAGCGATGCGTGAACAGCTACAG GTTCACATTCAGACGATTGGCATCCTGGTGTCTGAGAAATCAGAGCTACAGACGGCCCTGTCTTACACACAGCAGGCAGCACGACAAAAGACAG cgGAGGCAGAAGATCTGAGCTCGCGGCTGCAGGCCAGTAAACACCGAGTGTCTGAGTTAGAGAGGACGTTATCTTCAGTCTCCACACAACAGAAGCAGTTTGAGAAG CATAACAAAGAGCTCGAGAAGGAGCGAGACAGTCTACGGTTGGAAATCCTCAGGTTTAA TAATTTAAGCGAGGAGTCCAGACAGCAGAGCTCAGAATTGTCTGAGCAGCTCAAGCTGAGAGTAAATGAAAACAGCGCCTTGAAACAGGAGGTTGATGAGCTCCGTAAGCGGCTGGAGATGGCCGACGTCATGCTGCAGCAG TTCTCCAGTCAGTCGGGTCCTCCGTCTGAGCACCAGCAGGTTCAGCTCCTCCTGGAAGAAAAACACCAGTTAGAGTCTCACACAGCTCAG CTGATGGAGTCGGTCGCTCAGCTCCAAGTGGAGAGAGATCAGTACGCTGTACAGATACAGGAAGAGGGACGAGTGTGGAAGGACAAAACAGAACAGCTTCTGTCTCAG GTGCGTCTGATGTCAGAGGAGCGGGACAGCACTGCTGCTCAGATTCAGGAGCTCCAGGAGAAGATCACAGAGCTGGAGAACACTGCAG CTCTGATGAGTaaagagcaggaggcgcaggctGTGTCACAAACCTCAGGCCCTTCAGAAAGTGAACTGGCCCTTCAGGAAACCATCAGCAGCCTTcagcaagagagagag gcTCTCAGTCTGCAGTACCAAGCACAG GTGCGAGACAATGAGCAGCTGAGCCGACTGGTGCAGGAACAGGAAGTGAGGCTGGAAGAACTGGAGAGACAGGCCGAACGGGCCGATGAAGAGGCTCAGGATCGACTCCGTATTCTGGAAGACGTCCAGAGCGACAAGGCCACCATCAGCAGAGCCCTGGCCCAGAACCGAGACCTCAAAGACCAGCTGGCCGAGCTGCAGAACGGCTTCGTCAAGCTG ACCAATGAGAACATGGAGCTGACCAGCGCTCTGCAGTCAGAGCAGCACATCAAGAAGGAGATCGCTCGTAAGATGGGTCAGCTGCAGGAAGACCTGCACAATGCCAAAGAACAG CTGCAAGAGAAGTGCGGTGAGGTGGCGTCTGTGCAGGAGCAGAGGGATCAGTATCTGGCTCACCTGCAGCAGTACACGGCCGGATACCAGCAGCTGGTGGGGGAGCGAGAGCATCTGCACAAGCAGTTCCTGCAGCAGGCGCAGCTGATGGACCGACTGCAGCACGACGAGGTGCAGGGCAAAGTGCAGTTGGAGCAGAGTCACATGCAGCTGCAGGAGGCACAG GAGAAACTGGACCGGCTGGTCAGAGACAATGAGGAGCTGAAGACGGAGGTGCAGGAGCTTCTGAACAGCTCGGTTTTGAACACCTCACGCAGAGACGACG GTGATGGTTTGGAAAGTCACTCTGTCTCAGAGAGCTTCCAGAAATCACAGATTGTCATCCCAGAAGACTTTGAGAGCAGAGAAGAGATG GAGGAGTTTATTCATTCTGCTCTGACACGTCTGGAGGAAGAGCGAGATGAGATGAGCCGTCGGTTCGAGGAGGAGAGGAGACTTCATCACGCCACCCGACAACAGCTGTCAGCCGTGAGCCacgagcagcagcagcagcagcatcatcATGAACATCATCCTCATGATCATCATGATCATCATCCTCACAGCACAG aatGCTCTGATGGGGTTCCGGTGGAGGTGCACGAGGCTCTGCGAGTCGCCATGGAGAAACTCCAGACACGTTTCACTGTGCTCATGCAGGAGAAGGTGGATCTGAAGGAGCGAGTGGAGGAGCTGGAGCACCGCTGCATTCAGCTGTCAGGAGAAACCGACACCATCG GTGAATACATCGCTCTCTATCAGAACCAGAGAGCCATCATGAAACAAAGACACTATGAGAAAGAGCAGTACATCAACATGCTGGCTAAAGACAAGGAGGAGATGAAG GCGAAGCTAGCAGAGCTGCAGGATCTGGTCATGCGTCTGGTGGGTGAGCGTAACGAGTGGTACAGCAGATACATGAGCGCCGTCGGTAACCCCGACCTCCTGTCCTCCGGAGGAGAACACCTCCATTCTGCTGAGAGACACACGGACAGTCCAG CCGTTCTGGACCTGAGCACAGCAGTGGACGCATATTCAGTGCCTCAAACCAGCACAGACCCACAGAGTCCATCCCAGAGCTCAGAGAGACCTGGATCCGCACTGGACGGCCCGTCCCTGAGACCCAAA